The following proteins are encoded in a genomic region of Nycticebus coucang isolate mNycCou1 chromosome 17, mNycCou1.pri, whole genome shotgun sequence:
- the LOC128568592 gene encoding olfactory receptor 56: MGLWWNQSSTDGFILLGIFSHNPTDLVLFSAIMVVFTVALCGNVLLIFLIGTDARLHTPMYFFLSQLSLMDLMLVCTIVPKMVANFLSGRKSISFVGCGLQIGLFVSLVGSEGLLLGLMAYDRYVAISHPLHYPVLMNPRVCLRIAGSSWGFGIIDGMIQMVAAMSLPYCASKDVDHFFCEVPALLKLACADTSLFDTLLFACCVFMLLLPFSIIMASYVRILGTVLQIHSAQARKKALVTCSSHLTAVSLFLGAAMFIYLRPRGYRTPSHDKVVSVFYTVLTPMLNPLIYSLRNRDVMGALRKRLDHCRIRSQR; encoded by the coding sequence ATGGGATTATGGTGGAACCAGTCTTCCACAGATGGCTTCATTCTCTTGGGCATCTTCTCCCACAATCCAACTGACCTTGTCCTCTTCTCTGCAATTATGGTGGTCTTCACAGTGGCCCTCTGTGGGAAtgtcctcctcatcttcctcattGGCACAGATGCTCGGCTTCACAcacccatgtacttcttcctcagTCAGCTCTCCCTCATGGACCTCATGCTGGTCTGTACCATTGTGCCAAAGATGGTGGCCAACTTCCTGTCTGGCAGGAAGTCCATTTCCTTTGTGGGTTGTGGCCTACAAATTGGCCTCTTTGTCTCTCTCGTAGGATCTGAGGGACTCTTGCTGGGACTCATGGCTTATGATCGCTATGTGGCCATTAGCCACCCACTTCACTATCCCGTCCTCATGAACCCGAGGGTCTGTCTTCGGATTGCTGGGAGCTCCTGGGGCTTTGGGATAATAGATGGAATGATTCAGATGGTGGCAGCCATGAGCTTACCCTACTGTGCCTCAAAGGATGTGGACCACTTCTTCTGTGAGGTGCCAGCTTTATTGAAGCTGGCCTGTGCAGACACGTCCCTTTTTGACACCCTGCTCTTTGCTTGCTGTGTCTTCATGCTGCTCCTTCCCTTCTCCATCATCATGGCCTCCTATGTTCGCATCTTGGGGACTGTGCTCCAAATTCACTCTGCTCAGGCCCGTAAAAAAGCTCTGGTCACCTGTTCCTCCCACCTGACAGCTGTATCCCTTTTTTTGGGGGCAGCCATGTTCATCTACCTGAGGCCAAGGGGCTACCGGACCCCCAGCCATGACAAGGTGGTCTCTGTTTTCTACACAGTCCTTACGCCTATGCTCAACCCCCTCATTTACAGCTTAAGGAACCGGGATGTGATGGGGGCCCTGAGGAAGAGGCTGGACCACTGCAGGATTCGCAGCCAGCGCTAA